One genomic region from Flagellimonas oceani encodes:
- a CDS encoding DUF6876 family protein produces MRTDAKGNVPKVPDARELWENLAHFQATGTIYKLPICGTLYTDGIRFLAQAAKAYWLLTDASVMGKSLMDKSWFISVDFKRYSEAEREAVGFDAVITYGDGNGTVFTEQKYHITDFPMDALKLYFVDNTLLLPSEY; encoded by the coding sequence ATGCGGACTGATGCAAAAGGCAATGTTCCCAAGGTTCCCGATGCCCGGGAGCTTTGGGAAAACCTTGCCCATTTCCAGGCCACCGGCACAATCTACAAACTGCCCATCTGCGGTACCCTGTACACCGATGGCATCCGTTTCCTTGCGCAAGCGGCCAAAGCCTATTGGCTGTTGACGGACGCATCGGTCATGGGCAAGAGCCTGATGGACAAGAGTTGGTTCATTTCCGTGGATTTCAAACGCTATTCCGAGGCAGAAAGGGAAGCGGTCGGTTTTGATGCGGTGATTACCTATGGTGATGGGAACGGTACCGTTTTTACCGAGCAGAAATACCACATCACAGATTTTCCAATGGATGCCCTCAAACTCTACTTTGTGGACAATACCCTGTTATTGCCCTCGGAGTACTAA
- a CDS encoding BfmA/BtgA family mobilization protein: protein MTVIFARINFRVETTNRFREFSKELDHTHTETLEAMMDFFVQYKINPFGDLGKDLHGLELNLKKRINALIAIVKDIEKHQTGPTTAMMQLIFEQAPKPTQSHPSQRESQTRRNDNFFATAQRGIELERENTQLQQELNRIKNDMELLLKNAKISTRGLGKPKIILELPKEEFERIQLTYKAK, encoded by the coding sequence ATGACCGTCATTTTTGCACGTATCAATTTCAGGGTGGAGACCACCAACCGGTTCCGGGAATTTTCCAAGGAACTGGACCACACCCATACCGAGACCCTGGAGGCCATGATGGACTTCTTCGTCCAGTATAAGATCAATCCCTTTGGCGACCTGGGCAAAGATCTTCATGGTCTGGAGCTCAACCTCAAGAAACGGATCAATGCCCTGATCGCCATTGTCAAGGACATCGAAAAGCACCAGACGGGTCCCACCACTGCCATGATGCAGCTCATCTTTGAGCAGGCACCCAAACCCACTCAAAGCCATCCCTCTCAACGGGAGTCCCAGACCCGGAGGAACGACAATTTCTTTGCCACCGCCCAACGGGGCATTGAACTGGAACGGGAGAACACCCAGCTCCAACAGGAACTGAATCGAATCAAAAACGATATGGAACTGCTCCTGAAAAACGCTAAGATCTCCACCCGAGGCCTCGGCAAGCCGAAGATCATTCTGGAACTGCCCAAGGAAGAATTTGAACGGATCCAACTCACCTATAAAGCGAAATAG
- a CDS encoding RteC domain-containing protein — MVYRQTKEKEMPYNEILSRFSKELKRIRHTASDILGEAVNGLALCNQTLEELKQVVEKEGFANRDMEIQFFKYLKIIPMKYLVYYTEVRFCELRDPQSGDSHRLEFLQGQLDKVNVFLGKHIEFLIYIDQDYQHFDKHFFTRKHRNRFPWIKGQPYFKDRSFNTSHDEILARIRGYGLYANYLRGKKEGSVPKTEQDTEDNLKWTGSYAGFVELVYGIQEMGVIDGGREDTKKIIEILGNFLDVPRGNHTRTYNELKSRKGSRVKFLEEMVYRLLTKMEDEDGVDSG, encoded by the coding sequence ATGGTATACCGACAAACAAAAGAAAAGGAAATGCCGTACAATGAGATATTATCCAGATTCAGTAAAGAGTTAAAGCGTATTAGGCACACCGCTTCAGACATCTTGGGGGAGGCGGTGAATGGTCTGGCCCTCTGTAACCAGACCTTGGAGGAATTGAAGCAAGTTGTCGAAAAGGAGGGTTTTGCCAACAGGGATATGGAAATTCAATTTTTCAAGTATTTGAAGATAATCCCCATGAAATACCTAGTCTACTACACGGAAGTACGGTTCTGTGAACTACGGGACCCCCAATCTGGGGATTCCCATCGATTGGAATTTTTGCAAGGACAATTGGATAAGGTAAATGTTTTCTTGGGAAAGCACATCGAGTTTTTGATTTATATAGATCAGGATTACCAGCATTTCGACAAGCATTTCTTTACCCGTAAGCATAGGAACAGGTTTCCTTGGATCAAGGGCCAGCCCTATTTCAAGGATAGGTCGTTCAATACGTCCCATGATGAGATATTGGCTCGTATCCGGGGATACGGTCTTTATGCGAACTATCTTAGAGGGAAAAAAGAAGGGTCGGTGCCAAAGACCGAGCAGGATACAGAAGACAATCTTAAATGGACAGGTTCTTATGCAGGTTTTGTGGAATTGGTATATGGAATTCAGGAAATGGGGGTAATCGACGGTGGCCGGGAGGATACCAAAAAAATTATAGAAATACTGGGCAACTTTCTGGATGTCCCCAGAGGAAACCATACAAGGACCTATAATGAACTGAAGTCCCGGAAGGGTTCCCGAGTGAAATTCTTGGAAGAGATGGTCTATCGGCTCCTGACAAAGATGGAGGATGAAGATGGTGTGGACAGCGGATAA
- a CDS encoding helix-turn-helix domain-containing protein translates to MGANIITQEDLQEFKVELLKEIEGLLIQYLGERPKKWLRTHEVTEMFQISAGTLQNLRSNGTLAYSKLGNILYYDAEHIQRVLGQGQTQNLH, encoded by the coding sequence ATGGGAGCAAATATCATCACTCAAGAAGACCTTCAAGAGTTCAAGGTAGAACTCCTAAAGGAAATCGAGGGACTGTTGATCCAATACCTGGGCGAAAGACCTAAAAAGTGGCTCCGGACCCATGAAGTGACGGAAATGTTCCAGATCAGTGCAGGGACCCTCCAGAACCTCCGTTCCAATGGGACCTTGGCCTACTCCAAATTGGGCAATATCCTTTACTACGACGCCGAACATATCCAAAGGGTCTTGGGCCAGGGCCAAACCCAAAATCTTCATTGA
- a CDS encoding ATPase, with amino-acid sequence MTNPSKITLGSMVYSLGHFDGRQVAYDFKKILIFLKAKGNLLFGTDFEIFEEDHEVLFKLCNYAIRDFGTCRKLGIDPNKGILLSGPVGCGKTSLMKLIRHITPHFKPYEVIPARNIVFGFNHMGYSIIEDYGNGRFFCFDDLGVEPTGRHFGKDCNVMGEILLSRHDLFMETGTRTHATTNLNAQEIEERYGKRVRSRMRELFNLIAFDQNTKDKRK; translated from the coding sequence ATGACCAACCCCTCTAAGATCACCCTGGGCTCCATGGTCTATTCCCTCGGCCATTTCGACGGCAGGCAAGTGGCCTATGATTTCAAGAAAATCCTGATCTTCCTCAAGGCCAAGGGCAACCTGCTCTTTGGTACCGATTTTGAGATCTTCGAAGAAGACCATGAAGTGCTGTTCAAACTCTGCAATTATGCCATCAGGGATTTTGGGACCTGTCGCAAACTCGGGATAGATCCCAACAAGGGTATTCTACTTTCCGGCCCCGTGGGCTGTGGGAAGACCAGTCTAATGAAACTTATCCGTCATATCACCCCCCACTTTAAACCCTACGAGGTAATTCCCGCCCGGAACATTGTCTTTGGCTTCAACCATATGGGCTACAGCATCATTGAGGATTACGGCAACGGACGTTTCTTCTGTTTCGACGACCTCGGCGTGGAACCCACAGGCCGGCACTTTGGAAAGGACTGTAATGTGATGGGCGAGATCTTGCTTTCCCGCCACGATCTGTTCATGGAGACCGGTACCCGAACCCATGCCACCACCAATCTCAATGCCCAGGAAATAGAGGAACGCTATGGCAAACGCGTCCGCAGCCGGATGCGCGAACTCTTTAACCTCATAGCCTTCGACCAAAATACAAAGGACAAACGAAAATGA
- a CDS encoding single-stranded DNA-binding protein has translation MSSIRNQVTLIGNVGDDPKVTRLDDGKIVARFPMATNEQYRNEHGEKVQTTDWHYIKAWGKTAEIIEKYVTKGKQVAVSGKLKTSTYNTEDGDERRVTDIVVDEILLLGSKSDGDAD, from the coding sequence ATGAGTAGTATCAGAAATCAAGTAACATTGATCGGAAATGTGGGCGATGACCCCAAAGTGACCCGTTTGGACGATGGGAAGATCGTGGCACGGTTCCCGATGGCCACCAACGAACAGTACCGCAATGAGCATGGTGAAAAGGTGCAGACCACCGATTGGCACTATATCAAGGCGTGGGGCAAGACCGCCGAGATCATCGAAAAGTATGTGACCAAGGGCAAGCAGGTGGCCGTATCGGGAAAGCTCAAGACCAGTACCTACAATACCGAGGACGGTGACGAGCGCAGGGTAACGGACATCGTGGTCGATGAGATCCTGCTTTTGGGCAGCAAATCCGATGGGGATGCGGACTGA
- the mobB gene encoding MobB family relaxase, with amino-acid sequence MYITITRQHLDNHFSQSAGDYVAYLEKENEDRSPEDQEHFFDQNNNQVSPERVVDEIDKNTAKLKKREPKFYALTINPSQRELRHIGNDPEKLRQYVRGVIKDYAEAFHRDREVTVDDVKYFAKIEHERKFKGFDRQVKENQPYRARITKLENDLRKLERGEITGNAKAIQSEIEQLVRDTPHKIDGVPIKQGMQKPGLQTHIHIIVSRKDAENKLSLSPGSRYIESEASLNGQLIKRGFNRNQFYDQAEKRFDALFQYNRNYVETYQARKEFNVNPYGYFAKLIGLPTSERSAAFKILGKAGVHIPQISIPKTKVDLALKTIKEFKKAMQVARTASNIEI; translated from the coding sequence ATGTACATTACTATCACACGACAGCATCTCGATAACCACTTCTCCCAAAGTGCTGGGGACTATGTGGCCTATCTAGAAAAGGAAAATGAGGATAGGTCCCCAGAGGACCAAGAACATTTCTTTGACCAGAACAATAATCAAGTTTCCCCGGAGCGGGTGGTCGATGAAATCGATAAGAATACGGCCAAGCTCAAAAAGAGGGAGCCCAAGTTCTACGCCCTGACCATCAACCCGAGCCAACGGGAGCTCCGGCATATCGGAAACGACCCCGAAAAGCTTCGGCAGTATGTCCGGGGAGTGATAAAGGACTATGCCGAAGCCTTTCACCGGGATAGGGAGGTGACCGTGGACGATGTCAAATATTTTGCCAAGATCGAGCACGAACGTAAGTTCAAAGGTTTTGACCGACAGGTTAAGGAAAACCAACCTTATAGGGCCCGGATCACCAAACTGGAAAACGACCTGCGGAAATTGGAACGGGGAGAGATCACGGGCAATGCCAAGGCCATTCAAAGTGAGATCGAGCAATTGGTTCGGGATACGCCCCACAAGATCGATGGGGTGCCCATCAAACAGGGGATGCAGAAGCCGGGACTCCAGACCCACATCCATATCATTGTCAGCCGGAAGGATGCCGAAAACAAATTGAGCTTGTCCCCTGGCAGCCGGTATATCGAATCCGAAGCCTCCCTCAACGGTCAGCTGATCAAGCGGGGGTTCAATCGGAACCAATTCTATGACCAAGCGGAAAAACGCTTCGATGCCCTCTTCCAATACAACCGGAACTATGTGGAGACCTACCAGGCCCGAAAGGAGTTCAATGTAAATCCCTATGGCTATTTTGCCAAACTGATAGGACTGCCGACCAGTGAACGCAGCGCCGCTTTTAAGATCCTGGGCAAGGCAGGGGTGCATATTCCCCAAATAAGTATTCCCAAGACCAAGGTGGACCTGGCCCTAAAGACCATCAAGGAATTCAAAAAGGCCATGCAGGTGGCCCGAACCGCCAGCAATATCGAAATCTGA
- a CDS encoding JAB domain-containing protein encodes MKVNEIKVSYKQRIPSRQWPKISGSQDTAALLYERWDQDTIALYETFKVAILNNGNRVKAIIELSHGGMTGAIVDVRLLFGIVLKVAGTGIILSHNHPSATLTPSQADRQITEKIRKAGAILDIRLLDHIILAPDGSHYSFADEGIL; translated from the coding sequence ATGAAAGTTAATGAAATAAAAGTAAGCTACAAACAGCGCATCCCCTCAAGACAATGGCCCAAGATCAGCGGTTCGCAGGATACCGCCGCCCTGCTCTATGAACGTTGGGACCAAGATACCATTGCCCTCTATGAAACCTTCAAAGTGGCCATATTGAACAATGGCAACAGGGTCAAGGCCATTATCGAACTGTCCCATGGGGGTATGACAGGCGCCATCGTCGATGTACGGCTGCTTTTCGGGATTGTGCTAAAGGTGGCTGGGACAGGGATCATCCTATCCCACAACCATCCAAGTGCCACCTTGACCCCTAGCCAAGCGGACAGACAGATCACCGAAAAGATCAGAAAAGCGGGTGCCATTCTGGACATCCGTCTGCTCGACCATATCATATTGGCACCTGATGGGAGCCATTACAGCTTTGCGGACGAGGGCATCCTATAA
- a CDS encoding TonB-dependent receptor translates to MQRFLILALVCIQALGVNARTSASFNDTKVDKNVRLSLEYEGNDPREVLELIQRKTGYRFAYDAELIRSIRKHISIKVDNSPLGDVLAYLMAQIGLEYEVNGKSIILYKPKPIRIPQSRGTIGGKVYDADNPGEPLMGATVQVEGSQWATVTDFDGMFELKGLPEGEYSLLVRYVGFVPQRLEHIGVIGGNRTEIEVAMVQGGDALDEVVVTADINVKVSPIEASTEESLVKVIQEASGIVTGISNFQIAQSMDRDAGDVVKRVPGVSVLDEFVIVRGMSKRYNLTMLNGMTLPSAEMDTRAFNLNLLPTGIIDRIMVYKSPSPELPGNFGGGVVKIQTKNSSTARRFQMGVSTQYREGSSFTDHIGYKGSGKDWYGGGVEDRQLPALLRDPSYTLPPFGQYPGEVTEMGKSLPDVRLPEKQHHDLDVRANFNYYDSWKLTDSGIRLNNLTALSYTNERQFIEKKYTEQAESIEHNEETGEWTRGRKYLANDSIYLDKLRFSAMENLNLVIGNDHSIAFNSFFNRSVNDQVLVRQGNGIGGSYDNSQKTYSYEYQRRDLYQLQLAGSHAFDSHSIEWSAGINQVEDYTPDLQRFNYTNNSVSDGNQWFYLPGGLENARIDFHTKEKGKSAHMDYTRTYETNKEGGPLKIKAGVYWKENDRIFTSGRYQIEEGPNAGPNSYPNMDEAPWDGLIKDLHEDYFSEDGTGLILVQSADPGKYSIDDEVRAFYASIGLPLLGNKLVVNGGVRYEWNERFVYDENGNQRPDSVVVDFIDGHQVYERTPDRIQKYWLPSMNVAYHLSKELIIKGSYGKTVDRPQYREQSNFNYFDFEMGSIIYPNILLKDATIDNYDLRFELYPGPSEFIAVGGFYKRLTDAIERSDVSDSSWNFPAFKYGNTDEAKVYGIEAEVRKNLGFIDPFMEYFSLIVNASWLKSEVKIEEEVGSVYGGAVFDRPMQGTSPYIVNAGLYFDHRDSGTKTSVVYNLTGPRLYSAPPVRSQHGGLYEQRRHVLDLSLSQRITKAFSVKAGVQNLLNSPIQFYKDENLNNKPNKIDENPRVFEDGRMWNDYVEREWKEGAYFSLGLNFEF, encoded by the coding sequence ATGCAAAGATTTTTGATTTTGGCCCTGGTTTGCATCCAGGCCCTGGGAGTGAACGCCCGAACATCAGCGAGCTTCAATGACACCAAAGTGGACAAAAATGTGAGGTTGAGTTTAGAATATGAAGGGAATGACCCAAGAGAGGTACTGGAGCTCATCCAAAGAAAAACAGGATATCGGTTCGCCTATGATGCGGAACTTATTAGGTCCATTAGAAAGCACATTTCCATAAAAGTGGACAATAGCCCATTGGGGGATGTACTTGCCTATCTGATGGCACAAATAGGCCTTGAATACGAAGTGAACGGAAAAAGCATAATCCTTTATAAGCCAAAACCGATAAGGATTCCCCAGTCTCGGGGGACCATCGGGGGAAAGGTCTACGATGCCGATAATCCCGGCGAACCCCTGATGGGGGCCACGGTACAAGTGGAGGGCTCCCAATGGGCGACAGTGACCGATTTCGATGGGATGTTCGAGCTCAAAGGCCTTCCCGAAGGAGAGTACAGCCTATTGGTACGCTATGTGGGCTTTGTGCCCCAGCGCCTGGAGCACATCGGGGTGATCGGGGGGAACCGAACCGAGATCGAGGTGGCCATGGTACAGGGGGGCGATGCCCTGGACGAGGTGGTGGTCACCGCCGATATCAATGTAAAGGTTTCCCCGATCGAGGCTTCCACCGAGGAGAGCCTGGTCAAGGTCATCCAAGAGGCCTCGGGTATCGTGACGGGGATCTCCAATTTTCAAATAGCCCAATCGATGGACAGGGATGCAGGGGATGTGGTGAAACGTGTGCCAGGGGTAAGTGTATTGGATGAGTTTGTCATTGTACGGGGGATGAGCAAGCGTTACAACCTGACCATGCTCAACGGAATGACCCTTCCCAGTGCCGAAATGGACACCAGGGCGTTCAACCTCAATCTGCTACCTACGGGAATCATCGATCGGATCATGGTATACAAAAGCCCGTCCCCTGAGCTCCCTGGTAACTTCGGGGGCGGCGTCGTAAAGATCCAGACCAAAAACTCATCGACCGCACGTAGGTTCCAGATGGGTGTTTCCACACAATATCGGGAGGGTTCCAGTTTCACGGACCATATCGGCTATAAAGGCAGTGGCAAGGACTGGTACGGTGGCGGGGTAGAGGATAGGCAGTTGCCCGCACTGTTGAGGGACCCAAGCTACACCCTTCCCCCTTTTGGCCAATATCCGGGCGAAGTGACCGAAATGGGCAAAAGCCTACCGGATGTACGCCTGCCCGAAAAACAGCACCATGATCTTGATGTTCGCGCGAACTTTAATTATTACGATTCGTGGAAATTGACCGACAGTGGAATCCGCCTCAACAACCTTACCGCCTTAAGCTATACCAATGAAAGGCAATTCATCGAAAAAAAATATACCGAACAGGCAGAGAGCATTGAGCACAATGAAGAAACCGGGGAATGGACTCGGGGAAGAAAGTATCTGGCGAACGATTCCATCTACCTCGATAAACTTCGCTTTAGCGCCATGGAAAACCTAAACCTGGTGATCGGTAATGACCACAGTATCGCATTCAACAGTTTTTTTAACCGTTCGGTGAACGACCAGGTGCTCGTTCGGCAGGGAAATGGTATAGGTGGCAGTTATGATAATTCTCAAAAAACATATTCTTACGAATATCAACGTCGCGATCTATACCAGTTACAACTTGCAGGTTCGCATGCCTTCGATTCGCACTCGATCGAGTGGTCGGCAGGGATCAATCAAGTTGAGGACTACACCCCTGACCTACAAAGGTTCAATTACACAAATAACAGTGTGTCAGATGGAAATCAATGGTTTTATCTTCCTGGCGGTCTGGAAAATGCCCGTATTGATTTCCATACCAAGGAGAAGGGTAAGAGTGCACATATGGATTATACAAGAACTTATGAAACAAATAAGGAGGGCGGTCCGCTCAAGATTAAGGCAGGCGTTTATTGGAAAGAGAACGATCGGATATTCACATCTGGGCGCTACCAAATAGAGGAGGGCCCTAACGCGGGTCCGAACAGTTACCCTAACATGGATGAGGCCCCATGGGACGGATTGATAAAGGACTTACACGAAGATTATTTTAGCGAGGACGGAACAGGGCTGATTTTGGTCCAGTCCGCCGATCCGGGCAAATATTCCATCGACGATGAGGTACGGGCTTTTTATGCTTCCATTGGGCTTCCGCTTCTTGGAAATAAGCTGGTGGTCAATGGAGGGGTCCGTTATGAATGGAACGAGCGCTTTGTTTATGATGAAAATGGAAACCAAAGGCCGGATTCCGTGGTAGTGGATTTTATTGATGGGCATCAGGTTTATGAAAGAACTCCCGATCGGATACAAAAGTACTGGCTCCCTTCGATGAATGTAGCATATCACCTTTCGAAAGAGTTGATAATTAAAGGCAGTTATGGCAAAACCGTAGATCGCCCCCAGTACAGGGAGCAGTCCAATTTCAACTATTTCGACTTTGAGATGGGCAGCATTATCTACCCTAATATTTTGTTGAAAGATGCCACGATAGATAATTATGACCTGCGCTTTGAATTATATCCTGGCCCATCGGAATTTATCGCCGTAGGTGGGTTCTATAAGAGATTGACAGATGCGATAGAACGCTCCGACGTTTCGGACTCATCGTGGAACTTCCCTGCCTTTAAATATGGGAATACCGACGAGGCTAAAGTATATGGCATAGAAGCGGAGGTAAGGAAAAACCTGGGGTTCATCGATCCCTTTATGGAATATTTTTCACTGATTGTAAATGCCTCTTGGTTAAAAAGTGAAGTTAAGATAGAAGAGGAGGTAGGGAGTGTGTATGGTGGTGCCGTGTTCGATCGCCCCATGCAGGGTACATCACCGTATATCGTAAATGCGGGCCTATACTTTGACCACCGGGACAGTGGTACCAAGACATCTGTCGTTTACAATTTGACCGGTCCCCGTCTTTATTCGGCTCCACCCGTAAGGTCCCAACATGGTGGCCTGTACGAACAACGCCGGCATGTGCTGGACTTGAGCCTAAGCCAAAGGATAACAAAAGCTTTCAGTGTCAAGGCCGGTGTCCAAAACCTGCTGAACAGCCCCATACAGTTTTACAAAGACGAAAACCTCAATAACAAGCCCAATAAAATAGACGAAAATCCCCGTGTTTTTGAAGATGGCCGGATGTGGAACGATTATGTGGAGCGGGAATGGAAAGAGGGGGCATACTTTTCGTTAGGCCTGAATTTTGAGTTTTAG
- a CDS encoding IPT/TIG domain-containing protein — MFMFLGLIGTLFTACSSDDDGGDGPDPGPGETELTITAIEPATARIGETVTITGTGFSDVDSQNKVYFYGTHQGGYGTNDEIATLISAGPTQLVVEVHRDAQTGPITIVVGEEKIASESDFTLDTSLSDPEIVSLSANDGFSGNMITIIGVNFTDVNEQVVPKVYFGEIEATVESFSGEITYPDVDSEITVFIPDGLPEGETTITVQVNEKISNAVSFMINATPVDVKTVYWTADGGVYKGTITDTGAQIDLLFGESGGKGVVLDISNQNIYWLQNGSIYYGSISGGVANILIGTDDLISTGAFNDLVLDETNQYLYVSGFEDTIVGGSKAVIFRINLSNLSHELIFEDESSGFDDASGVKLSNDGSKLFYANSYGGKVGVINLNGLSHSANILFSFDNDLFETGEVEALPANIALDETNGKIYVIDKGAEFGLSNAIYIGNIDGTGELTEVVSHSEIIYQEDYEVPYDIEIDTENEFIFWCTYTGLANGPIKRAGLDGSNVEVLFTGVEEAAYFVLEID; from the coding sequence ATGTTTATGTTCCTAGGACTGATAGGGACACTGTTTACCGCCTGTAGTAGTGACGATGACGGGGGTGATGGACCAGACCCTGGGCCCGGGGAGACCGAATTGACCATTACGGCAATCGAGCCGGCAACGGCACGCATAGGCGAGACCGTTACCATTACGGGGACGGGGTTTTCCGATGTGGATTCCCAAAACAAGGTCTACTTTTATGGAACACACCAAGGGGGATACGGAACCAATGACGAGATAGCAACTTTGATCAGTGCTGGCCCTACCCAGTTAGTAGTAGAGGTTCATCGTGATGCTCAGACAGGTCCCATTACCATAGTAGTTGGAGAAGAAAAGATAGCCTCGGAATCTGATTTTACGTTAGATACTTCTTTGAGCGATCCTGAGATTGTGAGCCTTTCGGCCAATGATGGTTTTTCAGGCAATATGATTACCATCATTGGGGTAAACTTTACAGATGTAAATGAACAGGTAGTGCCAAAAGTATATTTTGGGGAAATAGAGGCCACAGTTGAGTCATTTAGTGGAGAGATTACTTACCCCGACGTAGATTCTGAAATCACGGTTTTCATTCCTGATGGATTACCGGAAGGAGAGACAACTATAACTGTTCAGGTAAATGAAAAAATCTCAAACGCAGTAAGTTTCATGATTAATGCTACTCCGGTAGATGTAAAGACTGTATACTGGACCGCGGATGGTGGAGTATATAAGGGTACAATTACGGATACTGGAGCACAAATTGATCTTTTGTTTGGGGAATCTGGTGGCAAAGGGGTAGTTTTAGATATATCCAACCAGAACATCTATTGGCTCCAAAATGGTTCTATTTATTATGGAAGCATTTCTGGAGGAGTAGCAAATATTTTAATTGGGACTGATGATTTAATATCTACAGGAGCATTTAATGATTTGGTTCTTGATGAAACAAATCAGTACCTATATGTTTCAGGATTTGAAGATACTATCGTTGGTGGTAGTAAAGCGGTGATATTTAGAATTAATCTGTCCAATTTGTCTCATGAGTTAATTTTTGAAGATGAAAGCAGTGGCTTCGATGATGCAAGTGGAGTGAAATTATCAAATGATGGCTCAAAATTATTTTATGCAAATTCTTACGGAGGAAAAGTAGGAGTAATCAATCTAAACGGATTATCTCACTCAGCGAACATACTTTTTAGCTTTGATAATGATCTTTTTGAGACAGGAGAGGTAGAAGCTTTACCAGCAAACATTGCATTAGATGAAACAAATGGAAAAATCTATGTCATAGATAAAGGAGCGGAATTTGGGCTGTCAAATGCAATTTATATTGGGAATATAGATGGTACTGGAGAACTTACAGAGGTTGTTTCGCACTCAGAAATTATTTATCAGGAAGATTATGAAGTGCCCTATGATATCGAAATCGACACGGAAAATGAATTTATCTTTTGGTGTACCTATACCGGTCTTGCGAATGGACCAATAAAAAGAGCTGGATTGGACGGAAGCAATGTGGAAGTATTATTCACGGGAGTTGAAGAGGCCGCTTATTTTGTTTTAGAGATAGACTAA